A region from the Cyprinus carpio isolate SPL01 chromosome A8, ASM1834038v1, whole genome shotgun sequence genome encodes:
- the LOC122145886 gene encoding fibroin heavy chain-like isoform X1: MTARVYCLLIASLCLFGYLSIIDAGRTTAKPGKCPPRSSGNRSCTSSCKNDSNCPNNEKCCSNGCGLYCTAPYTVKPGQCPNPKNIPLSAESCSHDGQCPATKKCCPTTSSRACSEPRGQGSGQGQGSGQGQGSGQGQGSGQGQGSGQGSGQGSGFGQGQGSGQGFGQGSGFGQGSGQGSGFGHGQGSGFGQGSGFGQGYGQGSGFGHGQGSGQGSGQGSGFGQGSGQGSGQGSGFGQGSGQGSGLGQGSGQGSGFGQGSGYGQGSGFGQGQGSGFGQGSGQGSGQGSGFGQGQGSGQGRGFGQGSGFGQGQGSGQGSGFGQGSGFGQGQGSGQGSGFGQGQGSGFGQGSGFGKGSGFGQGQGSGFGQGSGFGQGQGSGFGQGSGFGQGYGQGSGFGQGSGQGQGSGQGNAQ, encoded by the exons ATGACAGCTCGAGTGTATTGCTTGTTGATTGCTAGTTTGTGTCTGTTTGGATACTTGAGCATAATAGACGCTGGACGAACCACAG CAAAGCCAGGAAAGTGTCCACCCCGATCATCTGGAAATAGATCGTGTACAAGTTCCTGTAAGAATGACTCTAACTGTCCCAACAATGAGAAGTGCTGCAGCAATGGCTGTGGACTTTACTGTACTGCTCCATATACAG TGAAGCCAGGTCAGTGTCCCAACCCAAAGAACATTCCACTGTCTGCTGAAAGCTGTTCCCATGATGGCCAGTGTCCTGCCACAAAGAAATGTTGCCCAACCACCAGTAGCCGTGCATGCAGTGAACCACGTGgtcagggaagcggccagggtcagggaagcggccagggtcagggaagcggccagggtcagggaagcggccagggtcagggaagcggccagggtAGTGGTCAGGGAAGTGGCTTTGGCCAGGGTCAGGGGAGTGGCCAGGGCTTTGGTCAGGGAAGCGGTTTTGGTCAGGGGAGCGGCCAGGGAAGTGGCTTTGGCCATGGTCAGGGGAGTGGCTTTGGTCAGGGAAGTGGCTTTGGCCAGGGTTATGGTCAGGGAAGTGGGTTTGGCCATGGTCAGGGGAGCGGCCAGGGTAGTGGTCAGGGAAGTGGTTTTGGTCAGGGGAGCGGCCAGGGTAGTGGTCAGGGAAGTGGTTTTGGTCAGGGGAGCGGCCAGGGAAGTGGCTTGGGTCAGGGGAGCGGTCAGGGAAGCGGCTTTGGTCAgggaagcggttatggtcagGGGAGTGGCTTTGGCCAGGGTCAGGGGAGCGGCTTTGGTCAGGGGAGCGGCCAGGGTAGTGGTCAGGGAAGTGGTTTTGGCCAGGGTCAGGGGAGCGGCCAGGGAAGAGGTtttggccagggaagcggtttTGGCCAGGGTCAGGGGAGCG GTCAGGGAAGCGGCTTTGGTCAGGGAAGCGGTTTTGGCCAGGGTCAGGGGAGCGGTCAGGGAAGTGGTTTTGGCCAGGGTCAGGGAAGCGGCTTTGGTCAGGGAAGCGGCTTTGGTAAAGGAAGCGGCTTTGGCCAGGGTCAGGGAAGCGGCTTTGGTCAGGGAAGCGGCTTTGGCCAGGGTCAGGGAAGCGGCTTTGGTCAGGGAAGCGGTTTTGGCCAGGGTTATGGTCAGGGAAGTGGTTTTGGTCAGGGGAGCGGCCAGGGACAGGGAAGTGGGCAAGGAAATGCTCAGTGA
- the LOC122145886 gene encoding hyphally regulated cell wall protein 1-like isoform X2: MTARVYCLLIASLCLFGYLSIIDAGRTTAKPGKCPPRSSGNRSCTSSCKNDSNCPNNEKCCSNGCGLYCTAPYTVKPGQCPNPKNIPLSAESCSHDGQCPATKKCCPTTSSRACSEPRGQGSGQGQGSGQGQGSGQGQGSGQGQGSGQGSGQGSGFGQGQGSGQGFGQGSGFGQGSGQGSGFGHGQGSGFGQGSGFGQGYGQGSGFGHGQGSGQGSGQGSGFGQGSGQGSGQGSGFGQGSGQGSGLGQGSGQGSGFGQGSGYGQGSGFGQGQGSGFGQGSGQGSGQGSGFGQGQGSGQGRGFGQGSGFGQGQGSGQGSGFGQGSGFGQGYGQGSGFGQGSGQGQGSGQGNAQ, translated from the exons ATGACAGCTCGAGTGTATTGCTTGTTGATTGCTAGTTTGTGTCTGTTTGGATACTTGAGCATAATAGACGCTGGACGAACCACAG CAAAGCCAGGAAAGTGTCCACCCCGATCATCTGGAAATAGATCGTGTACAAGTTCCTGTAAGAATGACTCTAACTGTCCCAACAATGAGAAGTGCTGCAGCAATGGCTGTGGACTTTACTGTACTGCTCCATATACAG TGAAGCCAGGTCAGTGTCCCAACCCAAAGAACATTCCACTGTCTGCTGAAAGCTGTTCCCATGATGGCCAGTGTCCTGCCACAAAGAAATGTTGCCCAACCACCAGTAGCCGTGCATGCAGTGAACCACGTGgtcagggaagcggccagggtcagggaagcggccagggtcagggaagcggccagggtcagggaagcggccagggtcagggaagcggccagggtAGTGGTCAGGGAAGTGGCTTTGGCCAGGGTCAGGGGAGTGGCCAGGGCTTTGGTCAGGGAAGCGGTTTTGGTCAGGGGAGCGGCCAGGGAAGTGGCTTTGGCCATGGTCAGGGGAGTGGCTTTGGTCAGGGAAGTGGCTTTGGCCAGGGTTATGGTCAGGGAAGTGGGTTTGGCCATGGTCAGGGGAGCGGCCAGGGTAGTGGTCAGGGAAGTGGTTTTGGTCAGGGGAGCGGCCAGGGTAGTGGTCAGGGAAGTGGTTTTGGTCAGGGGAGCGGCCAGGGAAGTGGCTTGGGTCAGGGGAGCGGTCAGGGAAGCGGCTTTGGTCAgggaagcggttatggtcagGGGAGTGGCTTTGGCCAGGGTCAGGGGAGCGGCTTTGGTCAGGGGAGCGGCCAGGGTAGTGGTCAGGGAAGTGGTTTTGGCCAGGGTCAGGGGAGCGGCCAGGGAAGAGGTtttggccagggaagcggtttTGGCCAGGGTCAGGGGAGCGGTCAGGGAAGCGGCTTTG GTCAGGGAAGCGGTTTTGGCCAGGGTTATGGTCAGGGAAGTGGTTTTGGTCAGGGGAGCGGCCAGGGACAGGGAAGTGGGCAAGGAAATGCTCAGTGA